One window of the Ailuropoda melanoleuca isolate Jingjing unplaced genomic scaffold, ASM200744v2 unplaced-scaffold4572, whole genome shotgun sequence genome contains the following:
- the LOC109488787 gene encoding LOW QUALITY PROTEIN: olfactory receptor 4F6-like (The sequence of the model RefSeq protein was modified relative to this genomic sequence to represent the inferred CDS: inserted 2 bases in 2 codons), with amino-acid sequence MDQGNGSVVTEFVLLGLAQSLGMQVFLFLFFSLFYLGIILGNLFIMLTVIFDSHLHSPMYILLANLSLIDLGLSSTTVPRMISDLFSGCKIISFHNCMIQMLFFHVXGGVEMVLLIAMAYDRYTAICKPLHYLTTMNPKMCMLLIVAAWITGVIHAVSQFVFVINLPFCGPNNVGSFYCDFPRVIKLACMDTYRLEFVVTANSGFISMGTFFFLIVSYIFILITVRQHSSKEFXKAFVTLSAHITVVVLFFTPCMFLYVWPFPTKSMDKFFAIVDFVITPVLNPAIYTLKNRDMKVAMGRLS; translated from the exons ATGGACCAAGGAAATGGCTCTGTGGTAACTGAGTTCGTGTTACTGGGACTTGCACAGTCCTTGGGAATGcaggttttcctttttcttttcttctctttgttctatCTGGGAATTATCTTGGGAAACCTCTTCATTATGTTAACAGTGATTTTTGATTCTCACTTACACTCCCCCATGTATATCCTGCTGGCCAACCTATCACTCATTGACCTGGGTCTTTCATCCACCACAGTTCCTAGGATGATCTCTGATCTTTTCAGTGGTTGCAAAATCATTTCCTTCCATAACTGCATGATACAAATGCTCTTTTTTCATG ATGGAGGAGTTGAGATGGTACTGCTCATAGCCATGGCATATGACAGGTACACAGCCATTTGCAAGCCTCTCCACTATCTAACTACTATGAATCCAAAAATGTGCATGCTTTTGATAGTGGCTGCTTGGATCACTGGGGTGATTCATGCTGTGTCTCAGTTTGTTTTTGTCATAAATTTACCATTCTGTGGCCCTAATAATGTGGGGAGCTTTTATTGTGATTTTCCTAGGGTTATTAAACTTGCATGCATGGACACTTACAGACTAGAATTTGTGGTCACTGCCAACAGTGGCTTCATATCTATGGgcaccttttttttcttaattgtatcATACATCTTTATTCTGATCACTGTCAGACAACATTCTTCAAAAGAAT CCAAAGCTTTTGTCACTCTATCAGCTCACATCACtgtagtggttttgtttttcactccGTGCATGTTTCTCTATGTGTGGCCTTTCCCTACCAAGTCAATGGATAAATTTTTTGCCATTGTGGACTTTGTCATCACTCCTGTATTAAATCCTGCCATCTATACTTTAAAGAACAGAGATATGAAGGTGGCAATGGGAAGGCTGAGTTGA